One segment of Fimbriimonadales bacterium DNA contains the following:
- a CDS encoding Glu/Leu/Phe/Val dehydrogenase has protein sequence MNNPFEVAQAQLDEAAHLLNLDKDIHELLRYPMAEHHFRIPIRMDDGSVRVFSGYRVQYNWARGPCKGGIRFHPEETIDTIRALAAWMTWKTALVDLPLGGGKGGVVCNPKQMSEGELERLSRGYVRAASSILGPDWDVPAPDVYTNPQIMAWMMDEYEKIYRTHAPGSFTGKPLSIGGSPGRDDATARGGMICLREAANTLELDLKHATAAIQGYGNAGSHAHHLLQDLFGTKVVALSDSKGGIYNRDGLDYEAVVAHKEATGSVVDFPGATKISNKDLLELDVDVLLPAALENQITEENAKNVRAKIVAELANGPTTPEADSILFSRNIFVIPDFLCNAGGVTVSYFEQVQNAYNFRWKLGEVYARLDETMTAAFANVLEVQRERNIPPRMAAYLVAIQRVAQACKDRGWTGAYLREEKKPAQPARQAFKTSSKT, from the coding sequence ATGAATAACCCATTCGAGGTGGCTCAAGCACAATTAGACGAAGCCGCCCACTTACTGAACTTAGACAAGGATATCCACGAACTTCTTCGATATCCTATGGCAGAACATCATTTTCGAATCCCCATTCGCATGGACGATGGTTCTGTGCGGGTGTTTTCCGGTTATCGCGTGCAATACAATTGGGCGCGCGGACCTTGCAAGGGGGGAATTCGTTTTCACCCCGAAGAGACGATTGATACGATTCGCGCCTTAGCGGCATGGATGACGTGGAAAACAGCGTTGGTGGATTTGCCTTTAGGTGGGGGCAAAGGCGGAGTCGTTTGCAATCCGAAGCAAATGAGCGAAGGAGAACTCGAACGTCTGAGCAGAGGTTATGTTCGAGCGGCGAGTTCTATACTTGGTCCGGATTGGGATGTTCCTGCCCCCGATGTGTATACGAACCCCCAAATCATGGCATGGATGATGGACGAATACGAAAAAATTTATCGTACGCATGCACCTGGTTCGTTTACAGGAAAACCACTGAGTATCGGTGGCTCTCCTGGCCGAGACGATGCGACAGCACGGGGGGGCATGATTTGCCTGCGTGAAGCAGCGAATACATTAGAACTCGACTTGAAACATGCCACTGCTGCCATACAGGGTTATGGCAATGCAGGTTCTCATGCCCATCACTTGTTGCAGGATTTGTTCGGAACGAAAGTCGTCGCCCTTAGCGATTCGAAAGGCGGAATATACAATCGGGACGGATTGGACTACGAAGCAGTAGTCGCACATAAAGAGGCAACCGGAAGCGTGGTTGATTTCCCAGGCGCTACAAAAATTTCGAACAAAGACTTACTCGAACTCGATGTGGATGTTCTTCTTCCTGCAGCGTTAGAAAATCAAATCACCGAGGAAAACGCAAAAAATGTTCGTGCGAAAATCGTTGCCGAATTGGCGAACGGACCGACGACTCCCGAAGCGGACTCTATCCTCTTTTCGCGAAATATTTTCGTGATTCCAGATTTCTTGTGCAATGCAGGAGGTGTAACCGTTAGTTACTTCGAGCAAGTGCAAAACGCTTATAACTTTCGTTGGAAGTTAGGCGAAGTTTATGCTCGTTTGGACGAGACGATGACTGCGGCTTTTGCAAATGTTTTAGAAGTGCAACGAGAAAGGAACATTCCTCCGCGCATGGCTGCGTATTTAGTGGCAATCCAGCGGGTTGCGCAAGCCTGCAAAGACCGAGGATGGACCGGGGCTTATCTCAGGGAAGAGAAAAAACCGGCTCAGCCTGCTCGCCAGGCTTTCAAAACCTCTTCTAAAACCTGA
- a CDS encoding TfoX/Sxy family protein, producing the protein MKASEGLDARARKMFGGMGIYTGEKMFAILLDDSVGLKLSPQDREEALRLEGAKTFCPGPGAPEMSEYVELPSSILDNTEVFQYWIRRSAEYARSKSKFNGEPSLK; encoded by the coding sequence ATGAAAGCCTCCGAGGGCTTGGACGCCCGCGCTCGAAAAATGTTCGGAGGAATGGGTATTTACACAGGCGAAAAAATGTTTGCCATTCTTTTGGACGACTCTGTCGGGCTCAAACTTTCACCGCAAGATAGAGAAGAGGCACTTCGACTCGAAGGAGCGAAAACTTTCTGCCCCGGTCCTGGCGCTCCAGAGATGAGCGAATATGTAGAGCTCCCCTCTTCGATATTGGACAATACGGAGGTATTTCAATATTGGATACGACGCAGTGCTGAATACGCGCGTTCCAAAAGCAAGTTCAACGGCGAGCCTTCGCTGAAATAA
- a CDS encoding zinc ribbon domain-containing protein has product MPIYDYLCEECGKRFTVLIGVVQESDDESCPHCSSKHTKRLIGRFARVRSEEERLSDVEDKLERMHEPDSYSEIRRTMREMGSAMDDDSADDLEELFEEDIEGKSDEEE; this is encoded by the coding sequence ATGCCTATTTACGATTATCTCTGCGAGGAATGCGGCAAACGCTTTACTGTTTTGATAGGTGTCGTACAAGAAAGCGATGACGAAAGTTGCCCGCATTGTTCTTCCAAACATACGAAAAGACTTATCGGAAGGTTTGCTCGAGTGCGTTCGGAAGAAGAACGGCTATCGGATGTGGAAGATAAATTAGAGCGAATGCACGAACCGGATTCCTATTCGGAAATTCGAAGGACGATGCGAGAAATGGGCTCTGCTATGGACGATGATTCTGCAGACGATTTGGAAGAACTTTTCGAAGAAGACATCGAAGGAAAATCAGACGAGGAAGAATAG
- a CDS encoding DEAD/DEAH box helicase codes for MQGNQELDTPTSYRLQKGIRGVLFRIWKGKRLRVAPASRLDIQKPYTPSTRSLELLFRRPSCYAEQLALLQPTVQGKIFKGSPIATEALPPESKRTSLGDGSSTRREKHKDDVIDLNILYELLYPPVSEAAIDIRGFDDLYPYQVKGVQFLCERWSALLADDMGLGKTVQCAIAVAILLKQQRIDRALIICPRAVIRQWKQEAHRWGGLSATIIEGSQEQRKSLWKYKTGLILTTPHIVYNDSSYLQKEVFDLVVCDDIGMLKNPGQIAESIRKLRRHASWCLNGTPLENKPEDVLNIMEFVCPGLFSYTERQKGLNASEVHRRISPYFLRRRKTDYLDLPPKVPIGPIEVELEGEQLRAYREAEIREWHALQESGIRITQIHIFSVINSLIRLCNYHPPSGTSAKLEVLEDEIDIVLNDSDNRAIVFAHDVEALMFIQKKLSRYSPLLYHGGLSDSERARVLENFRGPCHLLLASVKAGGKGLNLQQASYVFHFDRTWNPVDEIQAEDRCYRIGQKNTLFVYRYRVKDTIEERIDEVLSKKIDLFKLYIDSQSDTTILEREFTSKVSLEDLLEIVRPPKSIQKGS; via the coding sequence GTGCAAGGTAATCAAGAGCTCGATACCCCAACCTCATATCGATTGCAAAAGGGGATACGTGGTGTTCTTTTCCGAATATGGAAAGGTAAACGTTTGCGCGTTGCACCTGCATCGAGACTTGACATTCAGAAACCATACACCCCTTCGACTCGATCCCTTGAATTACTTTTTCGTCGCCCGTCATGTTATGCCGAGCAGCTTGCATTATTACAACCTACTGTCCAAGGCAAGATATTCAAAGGTTCACCAATAGCAACTGAGGCGCTACCTCCAGAATCTAAAAGAACAAGTTTGGGAGATGGTTCAAGCACGAGACGAGAGAAGCATAAAGATGATGTTATAGACCTAAACATTCTTTATGAACTTCTGTACCCCCCAGTAAGCGAAGCGGCGATTGATATAAGAGGTTTTGACGACCTTTACCCATACCAAGTCAAGGGTGTACAGTTCCTTTGCGAGCGATGGTCTGCTCTTTTAGCTGACGACATGGGGTTGGGGAAAACGGTTCAATGTGCAATTGCTGTAGCGATTCTTCTTAAACAACAGAGAATAGATCGAGCATTAATAATTTGCCCACGAGCAGTTATTAGACAATGGAAACAAGAGGCGCATCGTTGGGGGGGGTTATCGGCAACAATCATAGAAGGGTCACAAGAACAACGTAAAAGCCTTTGGAAATATAAAACTGGACTTATTTTAACAACACCGCATATAGTTTACAACGACAGTTCATACCTTCAAAAAGAAGTTTTCGACCTAGTCGTCTGTGATGATATAGGAATGTTAAAAAACCCTGGACAAATAGCTGAGAGTATTCGGAAATTACGCAGACATGCGTCTTGGTGTCTAAACGGTACTCCACTAGAAAACAAGCCAGAAGACGTGTTGAACATTATGGAATTCGTCTGTCCAGGTTTATTCAGCTATACAGAAAGACAAAAGGGATTAAACGCATCAGAAGTTCATCGTAGAATAAGTCCTTACTTTTTACGGCGTCGGAAGACAGATTACTTGGACTTGCCGCCTAAAGTACCAATAGGACCAATAGAAGTAGAACTTGAAGGTGAACAACTACGCGCTTATCGTGAAGCAGAAATTCGAGAATGGCACGCACTGCAAGAATCAGGTATACGCATAACTCAAATACATATATTTTCCGTGATCAATAGCTTAATACGCCTATGCAATTATCATCCTCCATCAGGGACAAGCGCAAAGCTCGAAGTTTTGGAAGACGAGATCGACATCGTCCTTAACGATTCAGATAACCGTGCAATCGTGTTCGCGCATGACGTGGAAGCACTCATGTTTATTCAAAAGAAGTTATCGCGTTATAGTCCTCTGCTATACCATGGCGGCCTTTCTGATTCGGAAAGAGCGCGGGTATTGGAAAATTTTCGCGGTCCATGCCACTTGCTTTTAGCATCCGTGAAAGCAGGTGGTAAAGGCCTAAATCTTCAACAAGCTTCATACGTCTTCCATTTCGATCGCACGTGGAATCCAGTCGATGAGATCCAAGCCGAAGATCGCTGCTATCGAATAGGTCAGAAAAATACACTTTTCGTTTACCGTTATCGTGTTAAGGACACGATTGAAGAACGCATTGACGAAGTTCTTTCTAAAAAAATTGACTTATTCAAACTGTACATAGACAGCCAAAGCGATACAACAATACTGGAGAGAGAGTTTACATCGAAGGTGAGTCTAGAAGACTTACTTGAAATCGTTCGCCCACCTAAATCTATCCAAAAGGGAAGCTAG
- a CDS encoding zinc ribbon domain-containing protein, protein MADYCHSCAASLNDPQNKGESDVYCNECSNPNGELKSRAEVQELIARWFMRWQPDLTIQRARVRAEHFMRALPAWSDD, encoded by the coding sequence ATGGCTGATTACTGTCATTCTTGTGCTGCAAGTTTGAACGACCCTCAAAACAAAGGGGAGTCGGATGTCTATTGCAACGAGTGCTCGAACCCGAACGGAGAGTTGAAATCGCGTGCAGAAGTTCAAGAACTCATTGCACGGTGGTTTATGCGCTGGCAACCGGATTTGACGATCCAAAGGGCTCGTGTGCGAGCAGAGCACTTTATGCGCGCCTTACCAGCGTGGTCGGACGATTAA
- a CDS encoding thymidine phosphorylase, with translation MTVIHFIEEKRDGREHSAESIETFIRDISEGKIPDYQIAAWLMAVYLRGLSVSEVVALTRAIAESGEKPDLSSLPRPILDKHSTGGVGDATTPIVLPILGACGITVVKMAGRGLGFTGGTIDKLEAIPGFRTDLTAERLVSQAREIRIALAEQSEKLVPADKKLYALRDATGTVDSLPLIASSVMSKKLACGADGIVLDVKVGSGAFMKTEDRARELAKLMVEIGRGAGKTVRAILTTMNQPLAKAVGNALEVKDAILELKNGCRGRLGRVALTLAKEAIEIAKSLGGHPKVNDPSEVVSNGAAVEKLREWIKAQGGVSEVVDNPDNVLPRAPIRRECKASSSGFIIEFATAEIGEIARELGAGRFRKEDEINPAVGLEVRKELGDEVHSGDLLFVIHASSNESADKAAAKLLSAVKIGDQQAEEKLIVDII, from the coding sequence ATGACAGTAATTCACTTTATCGAGGAAAAAAGAGACGGGCGTGAGCATTCCGCCGAGTCCATCGAAACTTTTATCCGAGATATTTCAGAAGGAAAAATCCCGGATTATCAAATCGCCGCTTGGCTGATGGCTGTGTATTTACGAGGATTGTCTGTTTCCGAGGTTGTCGCGCTCACACGAGCCATCGCGGAGTCGGGAGAAAAACCTGACCTCTCAAGCCTTCCGAGACCGATTCTCGATAAACACAGTACAGGAGGAGTGGGAGATGCAACCACACCTATTGTGCTGCCGATTCTGGGGGCATGCGGGATAACAGTAGTCAAAATGGCAGGTAGGGGTTTGGGATTCACTGGAGGAACGATAGACAAACTCGAGGCAATTCCCGGATTTCGAACCGACTTGACAGCGGAGCGCTTAGTGTCGCAAGCGCGCGAAATCCGAATCGCCCTCGCAGAGCAAAGCGAAAAACTCGTGCCAGCCGACAAAAAACTTTACGCCCTGCGCGATGCCACAGGAACAGTAGACTCTCTTCCTTTAATTGCCTCGAGTGTCATGAGCAAAAAACTCGCATGCGGTGCAGATGGAATCGTATTGGATGTGAAAGTCGGTTCAGGGGCATTCATGAAAACGGAAGATAGAGCGAGAGAACTCGCAAAGCTCATGGTGGAAATCGGTAGAGGCGCAGGGAAAACAGTACGCGCAATTTTAACGACAATGAATCAGCCTCTTGCTAAGGCGGTAGGGAATGCACTGGAAGTGAAAGATGCAATCTTGGAACTCAAAAACGGATGTCGAGGCAGGTTGGGACGAGTCGCCTTGACGCTCGCAAAGGAAGCGATTGAGATTGCGAAATCTTTGGGGGGGCATCCAAAAGTAAACGACCCATCGGAAGTCGTGAGCAATGGGGCTGCTGTCGAAAAATTGCGAGAATGGATAAAAGCACAAGGGGGGGTAAGCGAAGTCGTGGACAACCCCGATAACGTTCTGCCGAGAGCGCCGATTCGCCGCGAATGCAAGGCGAGTTCTTCGGGTTTTATAATAGAATTTGCGACGGCTGAAATCGGTGAAATAGCACGTGAGTTGGGTGCTGGTAGGTTTCGCAAAGAAGATGAGATTAATCCCGCTGTGGGATTAGAAGTTCGCAAGGAACTGGGGGATGAGGTGCATTCTGGTGACTTGCTTTTCGTAATTCACGCATCTTCGAACGAGAGCGCGGATAAAGCGGCTGCGAAGTTATTAAGCGCAGTTAAGATTGGAGATCAGCAGGCAGAGGAAAAACTCATAGTTGATATCATTTAG
- a CDS encoding prephenate dehydrogenase/arogenate dehydrogenase family protein, with product MRRVNYGTVGIVGLGLIGASIGMRLRNIGVAKRVIGFDVSEEARNAAAERGAVDQIYETLNRLGDADILIIAVPPNQVIPCLVEADVFCKVNCIVTDTSSVKANVVSWTETYPLRFGPRFVGGHPMAGSEHSGAEYADPNLFENRAWVLTPTEKTDKGALEAIRSLVVSLGAQPVILTPEEHDRHAAILSHLPHAIAGILAQLGSNLVHPEIAGPSWKDLTRVAGANPELWANIFRNNRAQIVSALEDLEYMLEQLRKAVDAEQHEALLDFFEASRKAKAGWES from the coding sequence ATGCGACGCGTAAATTACGGCACTGTAGGAATCGTTGGTCTCGGGCTTATCGGAGCTTCGATAGGTATGCGCTTGCGGAATATAGGAGTCGCTAAGCGAGTTATCGGTTTCGATGTTTCAGAAGAAGCCCGAAATGCCGCCGCCGAGCGTGGCGCGGTAGATCAGATTTATGAAACTCTAAACCGCTTAGGTGATGCGGATATTTTGATTATCGCCGTTCCTCCGAATCAGGTGATTCCATGCCTCGTAGAAGCGGACGTATTTTGCAAAGTGAACTGCATCGTAACGGATACGAGCAGTGTGAAGGCGAACGTGGTTTCGTGGACGGAAACGTATCCTTTGCGATTCGGTCCGCGTTTCGTCGGTGGTCATCCGATGGCTGGTAGTGAGCATAGCGGAGCAGAATATGCCGACCCGAATCTTTTCGAAAATCGTGCGTGGGTTTTGACGCCTACGGAAAAAACGGACAAAGGCGCGTTGGAAGCGATTCGCTCTTTGGTCGTTTCTTTAGGTGCGCAGCCAGTCATATTGACTCCCGAAGAGCACGATAGGCACGCTGCGATTCTTTCGCACCTTCCTCATGCAATTGCAGGAATTCTCGCGCAATTGGGAAGCAATTTGGTGCATCCGGAAATCGCAGGTCCGAGTTGGAAAGATTTGACTCGAGTTGCAGGAGCGAATCCCGAACTTTGGGCGAATATTTTTCGCAACAACCGAGCGCAAATCGTTTCTGCTTTGGAAGATTTGGAATATATGCTCGAACAACTTCGCAAAGCCGTGGATGCGGAACAACATGAAGCATTGCTCGACTTTTTCGAAGCGTCTCGAAAGGCAAAAGCAGGGTGGGAGAGTTAG
- a CDS encoding DUF6754 domain-containing protein translates to MDLPWSMRILAFLVCGLILMRTMFARRGKEYFIRRIPGIDALEEAVGRATEMGRPVVFTPGIASLDNMQVLAGLAVLGWIARQCAKFMVRVIVPVMEPPVVPAAEEILREAYRSEGKEEFFHHSDVRFLSRDQSAFAAGTIGILTREQAAAGFYFGSFGFESLLIAETGNRIGAIQVAATADYFQIPFFICTCDYTLIGEELYAASAYLSRNPVQVGMLSGQDMAKLLLLVLLFFGSVAAIFYPVLNPLEGLLGW, encoded by the coding sequence ATGGACCTTCCCTGGTCAATGCGTATTCTCGCTTTCTTAGTCTGCGGACTCATTCTTATGCGAACGATGTTCGCACGTCGTGGAAAAGAATATTTTATCCGCCGCATTCCGGGCATAGATGCGTTAGAGGAAGCAGTAGGACGCGCTACAGAAATGGGAAGACCCGTAGTCTTCACTCCAGGGATAGCCAGTTTGGATAACATGCAAGTTTTAGCGGGTTTAGCGGTTCTCGGGTGGATCGCCCGACAGTGCGCTAAGTTTATGGTTCGCGTCATCGTCCCTGTGATGGAGCCGCCAGTCGTTCCCGCTGCCGAGGAGATTTTGCGTGAGGCGTATCGCAGCGAAGGAAAGGAAGAATTTTTTCATCACAGCGACGTTCGATTTCTTTCACGCGACCAGAGCGCATTCGCAGCGGGCACGATTGGCATTCTCACTCGAGAACAAGCCGCCGCCGGTTTTTATTTCGGCTCTTTCGGTTTCGAATCCCTTTTGATTGCGGAAACAGGTAACCGCATCGGTGCGATTCAAGTCGCTGCTACTGCGGATTATTTTCAAATTCCTTTTTTTATATGCACTTGCGATTACACTTTAATCGGCGAAGAACTGTATGCCGCGAGTGCATATCTCTCGCGTAACCCTGTGCAAGTCGGAATGTTGAGCGGGCAGGACATGGCGAAGTTATTGCTTTTAGTGTTATTATTTTTCGGCTCTGTTGCCGCTATTTTCTATCCCGTATTGAATCCTCTCGAAGGTCTTTTGGGCTGGTGA
- the aroA gene encoding 3-phosphoshikimate 1-carboxyvinyltransferase: protein MGELVLRKASGFGGEFRPPSDKSITHRAYMIGAISISGGEISNPLRARDCEDTLQILRDLGARVESSHDDVQIFPSEFRSPGRPLWCGNSGTTMRLMTGLLAGVGVEAELVGDESLSRRPMRRVIEPLRLMGANVEGDTAPIKIKPARLKGIHYRLPIASAQVKSALLLAGLFAEGETIIEEPAASRDHTERMLRHAGCEVQIEHCKVSIRSGKPKSVIMRIPGDISSAAFFMVAAACLRGDLHVREVGINPTRNGILGVLQSCGVCFEIANRRTEQGEPVADIHFEKSSSEYQSFEIGGANIPRLIDEIPILSVFATQCNGVSVIRDASELRVKESDRIETVARGLRAMGAKVETFDDGLAVEGPVRLRGAVIDAQNDHRIGMAFAVAGLLAEGETRITNAETIATSFPGFEEELLRLAKM, encoded by the coding sequence GTGGGAGAGTTAGTCCTTCGTAAAGCCTCCGGCTTCGGGGGGGAGTTTCGACCTCCGAGCGATAAAAGCATCACGCATCGCGCCTATATGATTGGCGCGATTTCGATTTCGGGGGGGGAAATCTCGAATCCCTTGCGAGCGCGAGATTGCGAAGACACTTTGCAAATTCTTCGAGATTTGGGAGCGCGAGTCGAATCGAGCCATGATGATGTGCAAATTTTCCCTTCGGAATTTCGTTCCCCGGGTCGTCCGTTATGGTGCGGAAATTCCGGGACAACGATGCGTCTTATGACAGGTTTGTTAGCCGGAGTAGGGGTCGAAGCAGAACTTGTAGGAGACGAATCGCTTTCCAGAAGACCTATGCGTCGTGTCATCGAACCGCTCCGTCTTATGGGAGCAAACGTCGAAGGAGATACAGCGCCTATAAAAATAAAACCTGCAAGATTAAAAGGAATTCATTATCGCTTGCCCATAGCGAGTGCGCAGGTGAAATCCGCTTTGCTCTTGGCGGGATTATTCGCAGAAGGAGAAACCATTATCGAAGAACCGGCAGCAAGTCGTGACCACACAGAACGCATGCTTCGACATGCAGGTTGCGAAGTGCAAATCGAACATTGCAAAGTGAGCATACGTTCGGGGAAACCTAAAAGTGTTATCATGCGAATTCCCGGCGACATTTCGTCCGCCGCTTTTTTTATGGTTGCTGCCGCTTGTTTGCGGGGAGATTTGCATGTTCGGGAAGTCGGAATCAATCCGACACGCAATGGGATTTTGGGTGTTCTTCAGTCTTGTGGGGTATGTTTTGAAATCGCCAATCGAAGAACGGAACAAGGTGAACCCGTAGCCGATATTCATTTCGAAAAAAGTTCATCCGAATATCAATCTTTCGAAATCGGAGGTGCGAACATTCCTCGATTGATCGATGAAATTCCGATACTTTCTGTGTTTGCAACGCAGTGCAACGGAGTTTCGGTCATTCGAGATGCTTCAGAATTGCGAGTAAAGGAAAGCGACCGCATCGAAACGGTTGCAAGAGGTTTGCGAGCGATGGGAGCGAAGGTAGAAACGTTCGATGACGGTCTTGCAGTCGAAGGACCGGTTCGCTTGCGAGGCGCTGTCATCGATGCACAGAACGACCATCGCATCGGAATGGCGTTCGCAGTTGCGGGACTTTTAGCAGAAGGCGAAACACGTATTACCAACGCGGAAACGATTGCCACGAGTTTTCCAGGATTCGAAGAAGAACTTCTTCGTTTAGCCAAAATGTAG
- the cmk gene encoding (d)CMP kinase → MPKAVIAIDGPAGAGKSTLAKALAKKLGFLYIDTGAMYRAVALLALRNGLGPNDGEKAAEIARNACIRLLQDNSQHVIVNGEDVTEEIRTLEIGELASALSTHSEVRRALVEKQKRMLEEKPAVIEGRDTTTVVCPDAKLKIFLTASVSERARRRWKELKEKGQAVPPLEEIEAQIAQRDERDSTREDSPLRVAPDAIVIVTDNLTPDQVLEEVLKAWRAG, encoded by the coding sequence ATGCCGAAAGCAGTCATTGCGATAGACGGACCAGCAGGAGCAGGAAAAAGCACGTTAGCGAAGGCTCTTGCGAAGAAATTAGGTTTTCTATACATAGACACAGGGGCTATGTATCGAGCTGTCGCGCTTTTAGCGTTGCGAAACGGTCTCGGTCCGAACGATGGCGAAAAGGCGGCGGAAATTGCGCGCAATGCTTGTATTCGTCTTTTACAGGATAACAGTCAACACGTAATCGTGAACGGGGAGGATGTAACGGAAGAGATTCGAACTCTCGAAATCGGAGAACTCGCAAGCGCGCTCAGCACGCATTCGGAAGTTCGGCGTGCTTTGGTCGAAAAACAAAAAAGAATGCTGGAAGAAAAGCCCGCAGTCATCGAAGGTCGCGATACGACGACGGTAGTATGTCCCGATGCGAAATTGAAAATTTTTCTAACGGCATCAGTTAGCGAACGCGCGCGAAGAAGATGGAAAGAATTGAAAGAAAAAGGGCAAGCCGTGCCCCCCCTCGAAGAAATTGAAGCGCAAATCGCACAGCGAGACGAAAGGGACAGCACACGCGAAGATAGCCCACTGCGCGTGGCACCCGATGCAATCGTAATCGTTACGGATAACTTAACGCCTGATCAGGTTTTAGAAGAGGTTTTGAAAGCCTGGCGAGCAGGCTGA
- the dapF gene encoding diaminopimelate epimerase — protein sequence MEAIPSIEFFKYESLGNDFVLIESSEDSMDFPSLAKMMCKRRFGIGSDGLLILNRSTIPYSLRMFNPDGTEDFCGNGLRCTALHLSFSGEASNIVLFHGGAEIPVSIGMGGWIDVTLPRPSFEPRRVPLAEGIPEIFDSPLVIEGNRFTATAVNTGTTHTILAVESPPDDETFRKVSAALEHHPYFPERTSVIWLWEVSYNVLKIRIWERGVGETLGCGTGSAAAAAYMFRKKPGLLSVGVENPGGDCAVAKGPNGSLVVSAKARKVFQGRFFISETGMHGEEMKNVV from the coding sequence ATGGAAGCGATTCCGAGCATCGAATTCTTCAAATACGAAAGTTTAGGAAACGATTTCGTCCTCATCGAGTCCTCGGAGGATTCGATGGATTTTCCATCACTGGCAAAAATGATGTGTAAAAGGCGATTCGGAATCGGTTCGGATGGTCTTTTGATTTTGAATCGTTCCACGATACCGTATAGCCTCCGCATGTTCAATCCGGATGGCACGGAGGACTTTTGCGGGAACGGATTGCGGTGTACCGCATTGCATCTTTCTTTTTCAGGAGAGGCATCGAATATCGTTCTTTTTCACGGGGGGGCTGAAATCCCGGTCTCCATCGGGATGGGAGGATGGATTGACGTAACTCTCCCGAGACCGAGTTTCGAACCACGAAGAGTGCCCTTAGCGGAAGGGATTCCAGAGATCTTCGATTCTCCGCTCGTCATCGAAGGAAATCGGTTTACTGCAACTGCGGTAAACACAGGTACGACTCATACGATTTTAGCAGTGGAATCCCCCCCCGATGACGAAACTTTTCGGAAAGTGAGCGCGGCATTGGAGCATCACCCTTATTTTCCTGAGCGAACATCCGTTATATGGCTTTGGGAAGTTTCTTATAACGTTTTGAAAATCCGCATTTGGGAACGCGGTGTCGGTGAAACCTTAGGATGCGGTACGGGGAGTGCGGCGGCTGCTGCTTACATGTTTCGAAAAAAACCGGGACTTCTTTCCGTCGGGGTGGAAAATCCTGGAGGGGATTGCGCGGTTGCAAAGGGACCGAACGGTAGTTTAGTCGTCAGCGCGAAAGCGCGAAAAGTTTTTCAGGGGAGGTTTTTCATTTCGGAAACGGGGATGCATGGGGAAGAGATGAAAAATGTGGTATAA